One Kwoniella dejecticola CBS 10117 chromosome 11, complete sequence DNA segment encodes these proteins:
- a CDS encoding ATP-dependent RNA helicase ROK1 — protein MASAFNLLTAGGAKFDKNRFQHDFELFGGKKDRKGKGKATSKALDNTNGKTLPHSLDFFGDHPTIHSKPTQQDESDLESDASSSSSSSSTHIAPPPQKITLTGPEPLPKSLVTDLSSLTARHSSSSSTRAGETLVRALKNTNIHSLWGVQCAVGGCLLEDRDTICVAPTGSGKTLSYVLPTLVKLENPSRSLRDSEDVKGIRAVVLVPTHDLAIQIHGVVKAVTRGRQWRTLVLTKATEKAVCDSSPGSVSSRAEPKDGSEEEEENQSDDDGDESGSEEESTGSVNEFAQPQSGNPSGLGIDILIATPERLHHLVETKRISLASIRHIVLDESDRLLSPDFLPQVEPILKACTHSEIQKCFLSATMPSGVEEIAKRWLKGGGVRVVVGVKDSAVTTVDQSLLYTGLESGKLLALRNLITTGSLPYPSLIFVQSIERADELYKNLILEGIKVDVVHGGRGKSKRDEAIKNFRLGHVWMLVVTEVLARGMDFRSVKVVVNYDFPQTVQSYIHRIGRTGRAGRPGKAITFFNVEDGPYLRTIANVLRSSGCPVPDYMLDMKKPTKNQKRNLAKAPIKRKAVGGGGRDVARENGRKRKQMVEASKRRRVKLDE, from the exons ATGGCGTCCGCATTCAACCTGCTTACTGCGGGTGGAGCAAAATTTGACAAGAACAGATTTCAGCATGACTTCGAGCTATTCGGTGGT AAAAAAGATCGTaagggtaaaggcaaagcaaCGTCAAAAGCGTTAGACAATACCAACGGCAAAACCCTTCCTCATTCGCTTGATTTTTTCGGGGATCATCCTACCATTCACTCGAAACCAACGCAGCAAGACGAATCTGACTTGGAGTCAGAcgcatcttcctcctcttcttcatcatcgacacaCATCGCTCCGCCACCTCAGAAGATCACTCTGACAGGACCTGAACCTTTGCCCAAATCTCTCGTTACCGACCTGTCCTCTCTCACCGCCCGacattcatcctcgtcttccacTCGAGCTGGAGAGACGTTGGTACGAGCGCTGAAGAACACCAATATCCACTCGCTTTGGGGTGTACAATGTGCTGTGGGAGGATGTTTATTAGAAGATCGAGACACGATATGTGTAGCTCCCACTGGGTCGGGTAAAACTCTGTCTTACGTCTTGCCTACTTTGGTGAAACTCGAAAACCCCTCGAGATCGCTCAGAGACAGCGAAGATGTGAAAGGGATAAGAGCTGTGGTACTCGTGCCAACGCATGATCTGGCGATCCAGATACATGGCGTAGTGAAAGCTGTCACAAGAGGCAGGCAATGGAGAACGTTGGTGTTGACGAAAGCTACCGAAAAAGCGGTTTGCGACAGTTCGCCTGGAAGCGTATCCTCGCGCGCTGAACCAAAAGATGgctcagaagaagaggaggaaaacCAGTCGGATGATGACGGAGATGAAAGCGGGAGTGAGGAGGAATCGACGGGAAGTGTCAACGAATTCGCACAACCTCAATCAGGAAATCCAAGTGGGTTAGGGATAGACATCTTGATTGCGACACCGGAGAGATTACATCATTTGGTCGAGACAAAGCGAATATCACTTGCGTC GATTCGACATATCGTCCTGGATGAATCCGATCGATTGCTCTCTCCCGACTTCCTGCCCCAGGTTGAACCGATACTCAAGGCGTGCACGCATTCGGAAATCCAGAAGTGCTTTTTGTCAGCCACGATGCCGTCGGGCGTGGAAGAGATCGCCAAGAGATGGCTCAAAGGCGGAGGCGTGAGGGTGGTTGTAGGTGTCAA AGATTCGGCTGTAACGACAGTTGACCAATCCCTTCTATATACCGGCTTAGAGTCTGGTAAACTCCTTGCGCTGCGCAACCTAATTACGACTGGCTCCTTACCTTACCCATCATTAATCTTCGTTCAATCCATCGAACGAGCAGATGAGCTGTACAAAAACCTGATCTTGGAAGGTATCAAAGTGGACGTGGTCCACGGTGGACGAGGGAAATCGAAGAGGGATGAAGCGATCAAGAACTTCAGATTAGGCCATGTGTGGATGTTGGTGGTCACCGAAGTCTTGGCTAGAGGGATGGATTTCAGAAGTGTCAAGGTTGTGGTCAATTATG ACTTCCCGCAAACGGTACAATCCTATATTCATCGAATTGGACGAACGGGCCGAGCAGGTCGGCCAGGAAAAGCTATAACTTTCTTCAATGTCGAGGACGGACCGTATCTGCGGACCATAGCGAATGTTCTGCGCTCGAGCGGATGCCCGGTCCCGGATTATATGCTGGATATGAAAAAACCAACCAAGAATCAGAAACGAAATCTTGCCAAAGCACCTATAAAAAGGAAGGCTGTTGGGGGTGGTGGTCGGGATGTAGCTAGGGAAAATggtcggaagaggaagcagatGGTAGAAGCCAGCAAGAGGCGGAGGGTCAAGCTAGATGAATAG
- a CDS encoding SBDS family rRNA metabolism protein, with translation MNKQPGTQIKLTNVSIVRMKKGGKRFEIACYQNKVSEFRSGVETDLSEVLQIEQIFTNVPKGQVAKRDDWTKCFQTDDMDKVIEEILRKGELQINNLERTHQLSSLSREIATLVSEMTVDPNTNRKHTVGMIEKTMSEIGFSVKADKPAKAQALELIKKLTSEESEGTLPIRRSRMRIRITMPGKDAKRVKENILKEVEEVEEDDMGMEWEAIVQINPGSFRTITDLVNNETKGKGRVEVMGNV, from the exons ATGAACAAGCAGCCGGGAACccaaatcaa actcaccaatGTCAGTATAgtgcggatgaagaagggaggcAAGAGGTTCGAA ATCGCGTGTTACCAGAACAAAGTATCTGAATTCCGCTCAGGAGT GGAGACCGATCTATCGGAAGTGCTGCAGATAGAGCAGATCTTCACCAATGTACCGAAAGGACAAGTGGCCAAGAGGGACGACTGGACGAAATGCTTCCAAACGGACGACATGGACAAAGTGAttgaggag ATACTGCGCAAGGGGGAATTGCAAATCAACAACCTCGAACGAACACACCAATTATCCTCGTTATCCCGTGAGATAGCTACCTTAGTCAGCGAAATGACAGTGGACCCCAATACGAACCGGAAACATACTGTGGGGATGATAGAGAAGACCATGTCGGAGATTGGATTCtcggtcaaagctgataaACCCGCCAAAGCACAAGCtctggaattgatcaagaagttgacgagtGAAGAGAGCGAAGGGACGTTACCGATCAGGCGGTCAAGGATGCGGATAAGGATAACGATGCCTGGGAAAGACGCGAAGAGGGTGAAAGAGAATATCTTgaaagaggtagaggaggtcgaggaggatgatatGGGTATGGAGTGGGAagct ATTGTACAAATAAATCCAGGCTCTTTCCGGACGATCACGGATCTGGTGAATAACGAGAccaagggaaagggaagagtGGAAGTTATGGGCAACGTATAG